From Paenibacillus sp. PvR098:
CCCTCAACTCCTCGAACTCCACCCGACGGTACAAACACTATTTCTTCTTTTGGAGCTATGAGTTGTTCACTAATCAAGAAATTTTTTATTGCGCTTAGATAGAACTGATCAGATGGCCCTTCAACAATTATTGGCTTACATCCTTGCAACAAGGTGTCAGAAATACTAAGTCCAAGGGCCGCATGGATAGCATAAACTGATCTTGCTTGAGATTTATCTTCAGCTGCTCTAAGATCTTCAGAAGCAACTGTATACCCTTCGTCATCAACGTAAACAACTTTTACACGATCAACATGACTAGTGTCTACCAGAAATGGAGAATGTGTGGTATTAATAATCTGATTAGTATTAGAAAGGCTTTCAAAGAATTTAGATAAATCTCGTTGGGCTAACGGATGTAAAGATAGTCCCGCCTCATCTAGTAATAGTATTGCTCCTTTATGAGATTCTTGACTTTCTACAAGGAATATTAGATAGAAACTCAGGAACCACTGTAACCCTGTGCTTCTACCCTCTAATTCGACCTGCTCCGGTCTAATTTCATCTGATACCCATATTCGAAAATGCTTACCGTCAGCATGGAAATCGAAGCGGTAATTTCCTTGCTTCCACCAATCTCTAAATTTAGAAGTTAAACTAGCAGAAGCAGATTGAAGGAGAACGTCTCTTTCAGTTTTATTTTGAGCGGCTTTACTTATTTCCTCAATAGGTGGCTCTTGAGTAACATTACCGTATGCATCTCTTATAGGCTCAGGGTCTTTACCAAGTTCAAGAATTTCTTGAGGATCAAGTCCGACGAATTCAAATAATACACGCAAGGTTCTAACTTTCGCTTCAATACTACCAGATAGATCAGAGCGTTTTAAATTATCGATGACGTGAGGTAAGTAAATTTCGGAATCTAAATTCCCATAGTTTGAGTAGTATACAAATGATGGGAGCTCGCTTAAAACTAACTTTCTGGCTGCCTCTATACTTGATGGGTTAGGTCTTTCTAGGATGGTTTTAAATTCCCGAATCGAGTTCAATGTATCCATTAAAATCGGTCGTATAACTGAGGTTTTCATTTCTTTTGAGTTGAG
This genomic window contains:
- a CDS encoding AAA family ATPase, coding for MKLVRYRVLEFRSVRDSGWIECDDVTTLVGVNEAGKSNLLTALWKLHPVKGGKIDLLADLPRKRYSELRDKEKKPIFIKTEFELPHNLIQNLVKITGGEYDDVRIASIDRDFNGNYYIGFPYAKGKASILAPNLSKIIENALNLIGSLDEAGKTEEGIKDETLQRLTASLEIIGEKEELILSDINAIIDGLYLNSKEMKTSVIRPILMDTLNSIREFKTILERPNPSSIEAARKLVLSELPSFVYYSNYGNLDSEIYLPHVIDNLKRSDLSGSIEAKVRTLRVLFEFVGLDPQEILELGKDPEPIRDAYGNVTQEPPIEEISKAAQNKTERDVLLQSASASLTSKFRDWWKQGNYRFDFHADGKHFRIWVSDEIRPEQVELEGRSTGLQWFLSFYLIFLVESQESHKGAILLLDEAGLSLHPLAQRDLSKFFESLSNTNQIINTTHSPFLVDTSHVDRVKVVYVDDEGYTVASEDLRAAEDKSQARSVYAIHAALGLSISDTLLQGCKPIIVEGPSDQFYLSAIKNFLISEQLIAPKEEIVFVPSGGVRGVEGIASLLSGKSDDLPFVLLDSDKPGRDFKNKLEQRLYKDAPDKIIEVFDITEIENSEVEDLIPFDMIRPGIVRLFRDVESEEFEDVYVAGNSLINQIQDFAHKHSIHLNIGWKVDLARLAKQRLLLQRSKIINDSTKILWQKLFMKFV